A region from the Lysobacter antibioticus genome encodes:
- a CDS encoding ABC transporter permease subunit, producing the protein MRSDSRSRHPVVARLGSRVLEAVITLWLLATLCFVLLRAAPGGPFDAEKVAPPEVQAALDAQYRLDQSLPMQYLAWLGDAVRGDLGPSFQYPDYTVNQLIGNALPVSALNGGLALLLALLLGVTLGVWAALRAGGWTDRALMLLAGLGLAIPKFVVAPLLVLLFAVTLHWLPAGGWGEWDNVVLPVIALALPNIAYCARLTRASMLDVLSADYLRAARARGLSETRLLFAHALKPALLPVVAWLSPALINVVTGSAVVEQVFGIPGMGRYFVQGALNRDYTLVLGVVLVIGALIVAINTAVDALRGWMDPRLEG; encoded by the coding sequence ATGCGCAGCGATAGCCGCAGCCGTCATCCCGTCGTCGCCCGGCTCGGCTCGCGCGTGCTCGAAGCGGTCATCACCCTGTGGCTGCTGGCAACGCTGTGCTTCGTGCTGCTGCGCGCCGCACCGGGTGGGCCGTTCGACGCCGAGAAAGTCGCGCCTCCGGAAGTGCAGGCCGCGCTCGATGCGCAGTACCGGCTCGATCAGTCGCTGCCGATGCAATACCTGGCCTGGCTCGGCGACGCGGTGCGCGGCGACCTCGGGCCGTCGTTCCAATACCCGGACTACACCGTCAATCAGTTGATCGGCAACGCCTTGCCGGTGTCGGCGCTCAACGGCGGCCTGGCCCTGCTGCTGGCGCTGCTGCTCGGGGTGACCCTGGGCGTGTGGGCGGCGCTGCGCGCCGGCGGCTGGACCGACCGCGCCCTGATGTTGCTGGCCGGGCTGGGCCTGGCGATCCCGAAGTTCGTGGTCGCGCCGCTGCTGGTGTTGCTGTTCGCGGTGACCCTGCATTGGCTGCCCGCAGGCGGCTGGGGCGAATGGGACAACGTGGTGCTGCCGGTGATCGCCCTGGCCCTGCCCAACATCGCCTACTGCGCGCGCCTGACCCGCGCCTCGATGCTCGACGTGCTGTCGGCCGACTACCTGCGCGCGGCGCGCGCGCGCGGCCTGTCGGAAACGCGCCTGCTATTCGCGCATGCGCTGAAACCGGCGTTGCTGCCGGTGGTGGCCTGGCTGTCGCCGGCGCTGATCAACGTCGTCACCGGCTCGGCCGTGGTCGAACAGGTGTTCGGCATTCCCGGCATGGGCCGCTACTTCGTCCAGGGCGCGCTCAACCGCGACTACACCCTGGTGCTGGGTGTGGTACTGGTGATCGGCGCGCTGATCGTCGCGATCAATACCGCCGTGGACGCGCTGCGCGGCTGGATGGACCCGCGGCTGGAGGGTTAA
- a CDS encoding VIT1/CCC1 transporter family protein, which translates to MTRPSSSTRLPPRRHHTETHRSDRVGWLRAAVLGANDGIVSVAGLVVGVAASGASPATILASGIAGTVAGAMSMAAGEYVSVRSQADTERADIAVERRELREDPDNELAELAHIYVQRGLTPELAQEVARQLTAHDALGSHARDELGITETLRARPVQAALASALAFVAGAALPIAAVLAAPAGRLEAVAIPTTLVALSISGGLAAWAGGAPVLRGAARVAFWGALAMAAASLVGRLFDVSV; encoded by the coding sequence ATGACCCGTCCTTCTTCCTCCACTCGGCTGCCACCGCGCCGCCATCACACCGAGACCCACCGCTCCGACCGCGTCGGCTGGCTGCGCGCGGCGGTGCTCGGCGCCAACGACGGCATCGTCTCGGTGGCCGGGCTGGTGGTCGGCGTGGCCGCCAGCGGTGCCTCGCCCGCGACCATTCTCGCCAGCGGCATCGCCGGCACCGTCGCCGGGGCGATGTCGATGGCCGCCGGCGAGTACGTCTCGGTGCGTTCGCAAGCCGACACCGAGCGCGCCGACATCGCGGTGGAGCGGCGCGAACTGCGCGAAGACCCGGACAACGAACTGGCCGAACTCGCCCATATCTACGTCCAGCGCGGCCTGACGCCCGAGCTGGCGCAGGAAGTCGCGCGTCAGCTGACCGCGCACGACGCGCTCGGCAGCCACGCCCGCGACGAGCTCGGCATCACCGAGACCTTGCGCGCGCGCCCGGTGCAGGCGGCGCTCGCGTCGGCGCTGGCGTTCGTCGCAGGCGCCGCCCTGCCGATCGCCGCGGTACTGGCGGCGCCCGCGGGGCGCCTGGAAGCGGTGGCCATCCCGACCACCCTGGTGGCGCTGTCGATCTCCGGCGGGCTCGCGGCCTGGGCCGGCGGCGCGCCGGTCCTGCGCGGCGCCGCGCGCGTGGCGTTCTGGGGCGCCTTGGCGATGGCCGCAGCGTCCCTGGTCGGCCGATTGTTCGACGTGAGCGTCTGA
- a CDS encoding peptide ABC transporter substrate-binding protein, with translation MQRYGAAVSLADLLGVFLMGALWAPAALAQAAPSQLERGNGPEPSTLDAHRCQEVACGNVLRDLYEGLVTEDARGRLVPGMAERWSVSADGRSWTFVLRGNLRWSNGEPIDAGQVVASFRRAFAPATAAPFGELFDALDNAQAVQAGKLPPERLGVSAPDPRSVRFRLNRSASLPALLTLPIAFPVYLPAVETHGAQHTRPGQLVSNGAYRLAAWTPQANLLLEKNPRFHDAAAVAIERVRFQVTEDAAAELQRFAAGDLHITEVVPPQPLASLRARFGSQLRLSPYLGAFWLGLNVTRPPFRSDACATQDCDERALALRRALSMAIDRDKLTRYVTGLGETPAYGIVPPGIAGYVPATTTWATRPQAQREAHARALYRHAGYSSDNPLVIELRYNTSTPHRRLALAVAAMWRQTLGVQVRLRNEEWKVFVQNRKQRTITQVFRGGWIGDLADARNFLAAFGSDGPLNWMGYDDAAYRERLAKADAAKSESARNAWLRAAEQRLLNDDAAIPLYFYSSKHLVSRRVRGFESNALDRHASRWLSLTP, from the coding sequence TTGCAACGCTATGGTGCAGCCGTGTCGCTGGCCGATCTGCTAGGGGTGTTTCTGATGGGGGCGCTGTGGGCACCGGCAGCGCTGGCCCAGGCGGCGCCATCGCAACTGGAACGCGGCAACGGTCCCGAACCGAGCACGCTCGACGCCCATCGTTGCCAGGAGGTCGCCTGCGGCAACGTCCTGCGCGATCTCTACGAAGGCCTGGTGACCGAGGACGCACGCGGCCGCCTGGTGCCGGGCATGGCCGAGCGCTGGTCGGTGTCGGCCGACGGCCGCAGCTGGACCTTCGTCCTGCGCGGCAACTTGCGCTGGAGCAACGGCGAGCCGATCGACGCCGGCCAGGTCGTCGCCAGTTTCCGCCGCGCGTTCGCCCCGGCCACCGCGGCGCCGTTCGGCGAATTGTTCGACGCGCTCGACAATGCCCAGGCCGTGCAAGCCGGAAAACTGCCGCCGGAACGCCTCGGGGTGTCGGCGCCGGACCCGCGCAGCGTTCGCTTCCGCCTCAACCGCAGCGCCTCGTTGCCGGCCTTGCTGACCCTGCCGATCGCGTTCCCGGTGTATCTGCCGGCCGTGGAGACGCATGGCGCCCAGCACACGCGTCCCGGGCAATTGGTCTCGAACGGCGCTTACCGGCTCGCGGCGTGGACGCCGCAGGCAAACCTGTTGCTGGAGAAGAACCCGCGCTTCCACGACGCCGCGGCGGTCGCGATCGAACGCGTGCGCTTCCAGGTCACCGAGGACGCCGCCGCCGAACTGCAGCGCTTCGCCGCCGGCGATCTGCACATCACCGAGGTGGTGCCGCCGCAGCCGCTGGCGTCGCTGCGCGCGCGTTTCGGCTCGCAGCTGCGGTTGTCGCCTTACCTCGGCGCATTCTGGCTCGGCCTCAACGTCACCCGCCCGCCGTTCCGCAGCGACGCCTGCGCCACCCAGGACTGCGACGAACGCGCCTTGGCGCTGCGCCGCGCGCTGTCGATGGCGATCGATCGCGACAAGCTCACTCGTTACGTCACCGGCCTGGGCGAAACCCCGGCCTACGGCATCGTGCCGCCCGGCATCGCCGGCTACGTACCCGCGACCACGACCTGGGCAACGCGGCCGCAAGCACAGCGCGAAGCGCATGCGCGCGCGCTGTATCGCCACGCCGGTTATTCCAGCGACAACCCGCTGGTGATCGAGCTGCGTTACAACACTTCGACACCGCACCGCCGCCTGGCCCTGGCGGTCGCGGCGATGTGGCGGCAGACCCTCGGCGTGCAGGTGCGCCTGCGCAACGAGGAATGGAAAGTGTTCGTGCAGAACCGCAAGCAACGCACCATCACCCAGGTGTTCCGCGGCGGCTGGATCGGCGATCTGGCCGATGCGCGCAACTTCCTGGCCGCGTTCGGCAGCGACGGCCCCTTGAACTGGATGGGCTACGACGATGCCGCGTACCGCGAGCGCCTGGCCAAGGCCGATGCGGCGAAGTCGGAAAGCGCGCGCAACGCCTGGCTGCGCGCGGCCGAACAGCGCCTACTCAACGACGACGCGGCGATTCCGCTGTATTTCTACAGTTCCAAGCATCTGGTGTCGCGACGCGTGCGCGGCTTCGAGTCGAACGCGCTGGACCGGCACGCGAGCCGCTGGCTGAGCCTGACGCCATGA